From Anopheles coluzzii chromosome 3, AcolN3, whole genome shotgun sequence, the proteins below share one genomic window:
- the LOC120954955 gene encoding protein obstructor-E-like isoform X1, with translation MQGGSVSTVWIALLALGVSAITAEPTCRPTGQYLTANPRDCRSYFYCYDGIAYYGVCQQGFRFDESRQSCLPSTVAECFECPTMGMVSLPHPTSCQKFVLCFEGVANERSCPTGLLFNRQVHQCDLSAKVIC, from the exons ATGCAAGGTG GATCTGTATCTACCGTCTGGATCGCGCTCCTGGCGCTGGGCGTGAGCGCCATCACTGCCGAGCCGACGTGCCGTCCGACCGGCCAGTATCTGACGGCTAATCCACGGGACTGCCGGTCGTACTTCTACTGTTACGACGGCATCGCTTACTACGGTGTCTGCCAGCAGGGTTTCCGGTTCGATGAGAGCCGCCAGTCCTGTCTGCCGTCCACGGTGGCCGAGTGTTTCGAGTGCCCGACGATGGGCATGGTCTCGCTACCTCATCCAACCTCCTGCCAGAAGTTTGTGCTTTGCTTCGAGGGAGTGGCGAATGAGCGATCGTGTCCGACTGGGCTGCTGTTCAATCGCCAAGTTCATCAGTGTGATCTGAGCGCTAAAGTGATCTGCTGA
- the LOC120954955 gene encoding protein obstructor-E-like isoform X2, whose amino-acid sequence MQGSVSTVWIALLALGVSAITAEPTCRPTGQYLTANPRDCRSYFYCYDGIAYYGVCQQGFRFDESRQSCLPSTVAECFECPTMGMVSLPHPTSCQKFVLCFEGVANERSCPTGLLFNRQVHQCDLSAKVIC is encoded by the exons ATGCAAG GATCTGTATCTACCGTCTGGATCGCGCTCCTGGCGCTGGGCGTGAGCGCCATCACTGCCGAGCCGACGTGCCGTCCGACCGGCCAGTATCTGACGGCTAATCCACGGGACTGCCGGTCGTACTTCTACTGTTACGACGGCATCGCTTACTACGGTGTCTGCCAGCAGGGTTTCCGGTTCGATGAGAGCCGCCAGTCCTGTCTGCCGTCCACGGTGGCCGAGTGTTTCGAGTGCCCGACGATGGGCATGGTCTCGCTACCTCATCCAACCTCCTGCCAGAAGTTTGTGCTTTGCTTCGAGGGAGTGGCGAATGAGCGATCGTGTCCGACTGGGCTGCTGTTCAATCGCCAAGTTCATCAGTGTGATCTGAGCGCTAAAGTGATCTGCTGA